Genomic DNA from Nitratidesulfovibrio vulgaris str. Hildenborough:
GAGGGCCCCTTCAAGCCCGACCACTACCGCTACTAGCGCTCGGCCCTCACGGGCTGCGTGTTTGCAATGAAAGGGCGGGGAAGCATCGGCTTCCCCGCCCTCCGTCGTTCTGGTTGTGCTGGTACCATGCCGCATCATGGCGCTACGCGGTGAAAGGCACGGCCTGCCCCCTCAGGGCACAGTTCGGTTTACGCCGCCTTCAGCTTGACGATGAGCGAACGAAGTTCCTGCGTCATGGCGGACAACTCCGTCATGGCCTTCGCGCATTCGCCCATGGCGCCTGCGGTTTCGGAGGCGATGCGGTTCACTTCATCGGTGCCACGGTTGATCTGTTCGCTGGCGGCGGACTGTTCTTCGCTGGCGGTGGCGATGGCCCGCACCTGATCGGCGCTGCCTTCGATGAGCCCCACGATGCGCGCCAGCGCGTCACCCGCGATGCTGGCGAGTTCCGTGCTCCGCCCCACAGACATGGCCGCTTCGTCCATGCCTCGGATGTTGTCCTTGGTGCCCGACTGGATGGCCCGGACGGCCTCGCCCACTTCCTTGGTGGCGTTCATGGTCTTCTCGGCGAGCTTGCGCACCTCGTCGGCGACGACCGCGAAGCCGCGTCCGGCTTCACCGGCACGGGCCGCCTCGATGGCAGCGTTGAGGGCCAGCAGGTTCGTCTGGTCCGCGATGTCGGTGATGACCGTCATGATCTGTCCGATATTCTCGGCCCGTGTGCCGAGCATGTCGAGACTCAGTTTCAGTTCGCCGGTCTTGGCATCCACATCGGAGATGGCCTCCACCACCGAACCCACCACGCTGGCCCCTTCGTCTGCCTCCCTGCGGGCGTGCTCCGAACTTTCCGCCGCTTCGGCGGCGTTGCGGGCAATCTCCATGACCGAGGCGTTCATCTCCTCCATGGCGGTGGCCGCTTCCGTAGTGCGCTGCAACTGGGTCGATGAACCGCGCGCCGCCTGTTCGACCTGCGCGGAAAGCTCCTCGGAGGCGGAGGATATGCGCTCGACGATACCTTCAAGTTGCGATGCCGCCAGCAAGAGTCCCTCGCGGCGAGCGTTCTCTGCCTGTGCGCGGGCGGCTTCGGCTTCGCGGGTGGCCACTTCGGCCTTGCGGGTCTGCTCTTCGGCCTCCTGCGTCTTGGCTTCGGAGGTGGCGATCATCTCCTTGAGTCGCCGTACCATGACGCGCAAGGCTTCGGCCAGGGTGCCTATCTCGTCCTGTCGTGTAAGGGCCAAATCCTGCCCGAGGTCGCCGTCTGCCACCGCCCGTGCGAAATCCACTCCCTTGTTCAGGGCGTTCACGATACTGCGTACGATGAGGAACACGACAACACTGGTGACCAGCAGCATGATGATGCCTACGGCAAGGGTCGTGTTGCGTATGGCGGCCACGGACTCGTTTATCTCGTCCATGTCCACGGTGACGGCCAATTGCCACCCGGTCCGTTTCTCCGTGGTGTAGACGAGAATCTTGTCCTTGCCTTTGAACGTGTACTCCACTTCGCCAGACGGGTTCCTGAACATGGGGGCTGCCCAGGGCTCATCCTTGAGATTGAGCGTGAGGATGTGCGACTTGTCCGGGTGTGCCGCAATGAAACCGGCCTTCGAGACGAGGAAGGCATATCCTGTCTTGCCTATGCGTATGGGGTCGATGACCTCTGTGGCGAACCTTGCAAGGTCGATGGCACCGTAGATGACGCCGATGACCCTGCCATCACGTTTCACCGGTGATGCCACGACGAAGACCGGCTTGTTGTTGACCTTGCTGAGTACGGCATCCGAAACGGCTGGCGTTCCCTGTATGGCGGTCTTGAAGTAGTCGCGGCTGCCGAGGTTCACCTTGCCGATGTCCTCTTGCCGGTTGCTGGCAACCACCACACCGTCAGGGCCGACGACCGCCAGCGACTGGTAGGTGCTATACTCTTCCAGTGTGTCCCGGAGTGCCTGCACGGCCTTTTTCGTGTGTTCGGGGGTGGGGTCGCTCAACACCCGTGCGAATTCATCACGTTTGGCCTGTGAACCGATGTCACTCTGGCTGTCTTCGACTGTCGTGGAGAGTTCTCTCGACAGCATGTCACGCACAAGGATTGAAGACTGCATGAGTGCTGCTTCAAGATTGCGTGAGGCGGTGGTGTATGCAATGTACGCTGTGACACCCATGCCGAATACAAGGATACTGATGATGGGAACGAGAAAGCGGTTTCGCAGGTTCCAACGCATGGCGTGCTCCTCCTGAAAGGGGGGATGGTTTATGCCATATTACCCTGTCAGAAGCGTCGAAGCCATAGTCCAAAGCTAAAAATAACGCCAACGAGGGCTGTCGCTGGCGTTATTTTCCGGCCTCTTGCAGATGGCAGGCAAGACCGTGGCGCAGATTAGTTCCTCTGCTGTACAGTGAGCTCGACCCAGCGTGCCGTTTTCTCGAGGATGCCGGAGAGCGCGGCTTCGAAACCGTCGAGCAGCGTTGCCCGTCTGTCGTCTGCCAGTGGGACGTACGCTTCGACGTTTTGTGAGGCGATGATGCGCCCTTTGCGGACATCGAGCATTTGCAGGCGCAGGCGGATGTCTACGCCCGTTTCCCGGGCCTCGGTGCGTGCCGCGAATTGCTGGATGTCCACCATGAGTCGCACGTCGGGGAAGACTCCTGCGCTTTCGGCGGAGACTGTGCCGATGCGTGTGCCTGCATCGAGTGCGTCGATGATGTGCCGTTGCAGCATCTGCGGTACATGGCTTCCCCATCGCACATTGGGCAGATAGCTGAGTTCGCGACCCTGCAGGATGGCGATATGGTCGGTGTCGAGCGAGCGCGTCGTCTCAGGCAGTGAGACGGCGAGTTGCACCGGGGCGGCAGGACGGGGTGTGGCATCGGTGCGGGGCATGTCAGGAGACAGCAGGATGCGCTGCGGTGCCGGGCCGGGGTCGAGCACTCGCGCACAGCCTGCGCCGGAGATGGTCGAGGCCGCCAGCAAAAGGATGGCGCACAACGTCGTGAAGTTGCGGAATGGTGTCATCGTTCTTCATACTCCGGTAGCTGGTTGCCGAACATGAAGCGCCGGGGGTCGCTCTCCATCCTTTGCGCCATGCGGTTCAGGGTCGTCACAAGGTGACGAGACTCGATGAGCAGGCGGCGCATATCCTCAAGCCCTTCTGTGCTGAAGCCCGTGACGCCGGGTTCGGCTGCGGCGAGCAGGGCGTCGAGACGGCGTGCGGTGTTGCCCACGGCCACGATGCTGTCGCGCATGTCGCCGCGGGTCAGGTCGCGCATATCGCCCGCCAGGGTCTCAAGACCTGCCGAGGCATTGGCGAGGCGGCGCGTGGTCGTGTCCATGTTGGTGATGATCCTGTCGAGGCTGTCGGCACGTGCGGCCATGCGTGCGGTGACGGTGTCGAGGGCATGGAAGGTCGAGGCGAGCGCGGCCCTGTTCTCTGCGTTGAGCACATCGGCAAGCCTGTTGACCAGTTCGTTGCCCGACCCCACAAGCTGGGGCATTCCCGCGAAGAGTTCCTCGAGACGTGACGCGCGAGAGGCTATGACAGGCACTTCGCCCGCAGTACCGACGAGTAGCGGGGCATGGGGCGAACCGCCGGTTATCTGTACCACCGAGACACCGGTGAGTCCGCGACCTTCGAGACTGGCGACCGAATCTTCGCGGACGGGGGTGGTGGCATCGATTTCGATACGTACCTTGACCTTGGCGGGGTCGTCGGGGTTGAGGGTTATCTGTTTCACGGCCCCGACCTTGACGCCGTTGAAGAAGACGTCGCTGGCCACGCTGAGGCCCATGACGTTGCCGCTGAAATGGACGTCATAGGCCGCCATGGCCTTGCCTTCGCCCCGCCCCGCAGTCCAGAGGACGAAGGCGAGGGCCCCGGTCACGGCGAGGAGCGTGAAGACGCCCACGAGAATGTAGCTGGCACGGGTTTCCATGCGTCACTCCGTTGAAGATGCCCTTCACCGCTGCCGTGTGGACGGCTGTGATGTGGGGCAGGGTATGCCTTGGGGGGCGTGTTGTGCGGCTCGTCCACGCGGGCCTGTGAAGTAGTCGCGAACCCAGGGGTGGTCGAGGCTGATGAGTTCGTCGATGGTGCCCACCTTGAGGATGCGACGGTCAGCCAGCACCGCGACCTTGTCGCATACGGCGTAGAGCGAGTCGAGGTCGTGGGTGACGAGAACGACGGTAAGGCCCAGTGCCTCACGCAATTCGGCGAGGAGGTCGTCGAAGGCGGCGGCCCCGATGGGGTCGAGGCCTGCCGTGGGTTCGTCGAGAAAGAGCAACTCGGGGTCCATGACGAGGGCGCGCGCGAGTCCTGCGCGTTTGCGCATACCGCCCGAAAGTTCAGAAGGGTACTTGTGCGCGGCACCGGGGGGGAGTCCGGCCATGCGGAGCTTCATGAAGGCGATTTCGTCCATGAGGTCGCCGGGCAGCGACAGGAATTCGCGTAGCGGCACCTGGATGTTCTCGAGCACAGTGAGCGACGAGAAGAGGGCACCATCCTGAAAGAGCACCCCCCAGCGGCGGCGCAGGTCGCGCAAGGCCGCCGAGGTGCCGTGCAGGACATCGGTGCCAAGCACTTCTATGCTGCCCCCCTGTGGTCTGCGCAATCCGATGATGGTGCGCAGAAGCACGGACTTGCCCGTGCCCGACCCGCCAATGAGGGCGAGAACCTTGCCGCGCTCGACGTCAAGGTCGAGGCCGTCGTGCACTGTCTGGGCGCCGAAGCGGTTGACGATGCCGCGTAGCCTGATGACGGCGGGAGAAGTGCTGTTGAGGGTTCTCATGGTCGACCTTCGTCTTCAGACGCCGAGGGAGGTGAAAAGGATGGCGAAGAGCGCGTTGAGTACGATGACCATGAAGATGGCTTCCACCACGGCCTGCGTCGTGAGGCGGCCCACCGACTCTGCACTGCCGGTGACCCGGAATCCCTGAAAGCAGCCCACAAGCGCGATGACGAGTGCGAAGAACGGGGCTTTTATCATACCCACCACGAAGTTGCGCAGATGCACTATCTCGTGGAAACGGGCCGTGAAATTGGCCGGGTCTATGCCGAGGGTCCCCCATGCGGCAACGCCGCCACCGAGGATGCCCATGATGTCGGCGATGAAGGCGAGAATGGGCAGCATGACTACCAGCGCCAGCACGCGTGGCACCACCAGCACCTCGATGGGGTCGAGGCCAAGCGCGCGCATGGCCGAAACCTCTTCATTGGCCACCATGGCGCCTATCTGGGCCGTAAACGAGGACCCTGAACGTCCGGCTACGACCAGGGCGGTGAGCAACACGCCCATCTCGCGCAGCGTCGAAATCTCCAGAAGGTTGATGACGAAGACCTGCGCCCCGAAGCGGGCGAATTGTTCGGCCCCCATGTACGCGGTGACAAGGCCGATGAGAAACGAGAGAAGCGCGACGATGGGCACCGCCTGTACCCCTGTCTGTTCCATGTGGCTGCATAGCGAGACCCACCTGAAACGCCACGGACGCAACACGAGTCCCACCAGTGAGATGACGAGCATGCCCATGAAGGCGAGAATGCCGACAGCCTGCTCGGTTTCTTCGACAATGGAAGCCCCGATGGCGTTGAGTGTGCGGGCAAGGGCCGAGGCGTGGCGCACCGTGGGCGCTTCGGACATGTCGATGGCCGCCACACGGTCGATGAGGGCGTTGTGCGCCGGGGCACAGTGCAGAAGCGGGGCGATGCCCTGCTTCTCGAGGGCGGTGCGGAAGGTGGTGATGACGAGGGCGCCTGCGGTGTCAAGCCGCAGCACCCCCGTGAGGTCGAACGTCAGGTCGCCGCACTCGGCCGGGATGGCAAGGTGCTGGAGTTGCCCGCGTGCGCGTGCCGCCGTCGCCACGTCCCATGCCCCCGAGAAACGGAGTATGCCCGTGTTGCCGAAGCTTTCCAGAAGAACGTCTGGCAGCCGCGACCCGTTCTCGGTTATGCCGCGCGGGTCTTCTTCACGGGCAAGCGAAGGGGCGTCGAGTTGCTGGGGAACGTGTGGCATACCGGATACTACCATGCCGAAGGTGCGTTGCCAAACGGGCTGGCCGCAGGGGGCGCGCCGGTCAGGTGGCCCTCTGGATTCGGCATGACGGGGGGCGTCCTGTCAGCGGGGTAGGTGCCCGGTCAGACATCGGGGCAGGTGCTGCACAGATATTGGGCCAAACGCTGGCGGGCAATCGTGCGGGCAGTCCGGTTCGCGGTCAGGGCGGGTATGCTGCCGGGGGGATGCGCAGGGGACGGCCTTGAAGGTGCGTTCTCTGCCTGACGCAGTGAATGTTTCAGGCACACATGAAGGCGACGGGGGCCGGTCGAGTGCCGACAACGTCGTGAAGGAGTCTTGAGACGGCATGGAACAGTCCACACGTCACCATGACAGAGGTGCCAGCACGTGACACTCCTGAATCGGCAGGGGAGGGGACGCCGTAGCCGAGAGCGAAGAACCCCTGCCTGTGCACGGTGGATACCGCACAGAGGCGACGCAGGCTCATTCCTCGTCTTCGTCGTCGTACCACTCGTGTTCGAAGGCGTCGTCCAGACGGTAGTTTCGTACCTGCATGAGCATGGAACCTTCCTGCTCACGGACAAGCCCTTCAACCACGACGTAGGCGTTGAGGTGACTGCCGAGGTCGATGCCCGCGCCTCGCGGCACGATGTGGTACTCGACATCACCTTCGGCAATGGCCACGCGTGCAGCCATGTCGTCACGCGAACGCGGCAGGGGAACGATGTAGCCTTTGACAGTCTTTACTTCTTCCATCTTGGTCATTGCGCTTCTCTCGAAACGGAAAACTGGTGCGGAGGTGGAGGTGTCTGCACAAGAGTGCGAAATATATTTCCTTTCGCGAAAAGGCAACAGTCGTAGGACATAAATCGGAAAATGGGTTTGTTTTTTTGGTTAAAGATAGCTATTTCAGACTGTTGTATAGATGATTTTTTGACGGATTTTCAGATGTGGTGCTGGCGTGGCATGAGTCCGTAACGTGCACCCGACATCTGGGGCTGCAACATGCTCTGCCCGTTATCCTCTTCGACGAGTGAATATCCCGTGACGTCCAGCGTGAAATACCCGTCTTCTATCTGTTCAGCCGTACCGGTGACGACGACTTCCTGCCCGTCGAGTTCAGTGTCCGTGACGCCGCGAAGCAGGAAAATCCTGTCATCCGGGGTTTCAAGAACCGGCCCGTCGTCGGTGACCACCACGATGCCGGTCACCACCACTTCAGACGCGGCTTCAGCCGGGGATTGGGCTGACAGTGCGTGGGCGGGGGCAAGCAGCATTGCTATAAGGACGACAAGACCCTTCAGAAGGGAGCGCCACCCGGAGTGATTGCTACGCATCATGACGTTGTTCCTTGGCAGTGTCGCCCTCGACGACCACGTAGGTCGCAAGGTCGAAGTAGGTCTTACCCTGTCTGGAATAGATGTAACCGGTGGCCGCCACCTTGCAACGACATAGCCGAACGAGTTCAGGATAGTCACCAAGGTTGCCGACGATGAACTCCTGTTCGGAGTTGTCGGCGATAAGTACCGAAGATACAGAATAATCATCAGCCCATCCTTCAGGAAGGATGTAGCCCGTTACGGTTGCAAGACCGTCTTGTGCGGCTATGGTCTGCGGCATGATGTTCCCTGTGTTCATGAAAATGAAACGTGCAGGAACAGGAGCAGGAAACGGGCCAGAGAGATATTTATCTGAAATGTATCAACTTTGATCTTGAGCTTGGGATTTTAGAGAACTTGGAGTTCTGTTTTTTGCGAGGTGCCTTGTCGGCGTCTGGGGGG
This window encodes:
- a CDS encoding ABC-type transport auxiliary lipoprotein family protein gives rise to the protein MTPFRNFTTLCAILLLAASTISGAGCARVLDPGPAPQRILLSPDMPRTDATPRPAAPVQLAVSLPETTRSLDTDHIAILQGRELSYLPNVRWGSHVPQMLQRHIIDALDAGTRIGTVSAESAGVFPDVRLMVDIQQFAARTEARETGVDIRLRLQMLDVRKGRIIASQNVEAYVPLADDRRATLLDGFEAALSGILEKTARWVELTVQQRN
- a CDS encoding ABC transporter permease is translated as MPHVPQQLDAPSLAREEDPRGITENGSRLPDVLLESFGNTGILRFSGAWDVATAARARGQLQHLAIPAECGDLTFDLTGVLRLDTAGALVITTFRTALEKQGIAPLLHCAPAHNALIDRVAAIDMSEAPTVRHASALARTLNAIGASIVEETEQAVGILAFMGMLVISLVGLVLRPWRFRWVSLCSHMEQTGVQAVPIVALLSFLIGLVTAYMGAEQFARFGAQVFVINLLEISTLREMGVLLTALVVAGRSGSSFTAQIGAMVANEEVSAMRALGLDPIEVLVVPRVLALVVMLPILAFIADIMGILGGGVAAWGTLGIDPANFTARFHEIVHLRNFVVGMIKAPFFALVIALVGCFQGFRVTGSAESVGRLTTQAVVEAIFMVIVLNALFAILFTSLGV
- a CDS encoding MlaD family protein; its protein translation is METRASYILVGVFTLLAVTGALAFVLWTAGRGEGKAMAAYDVHFSGNVMGLSVASDVFFNGVKVGAVKQITLNPDDPAKVKVRIEIDATTPVREDSVASLEGRGLTGVSVVQITGGSPHAPLLVGTAGEVPVIASRASRLEELFAGMPQLVGSGNELVNRLADVLNAENRAALASTFHALDTVTARMAARADSLDRIITNMDTTTRRLANASAGLETLAGDMRDLTRGDMRDSIVAVGNTARRLDALLAAAEPGVTGFSTEGLEDMRRLLIESRHLVTTLNRMAQRMESDPRRFMFGNQLPEYEER
- a CDS encoding ABC transporter ATP-binding protein, which codes for MRTLNSTSPAVIRLRGIVNRFGAQTVHDGLDLDVERGKVLALIGGSGTGKSVLLRTIIGLRRPQGGSIEVLGTDVLHGTSAALRDLRRRWGVLFQDGALFSSLTVLENIQVPLREFLSLPGDLMDEIAFMKLRMAGLPPGAAHKYPSELSGGMRKRAGLARALVMDPELLFLDEPTAGLDPIGAAAFDDLLAELREALGLTVVLVTHDLDSLYAVCDKVAVLADRRILKVGTIDELISLDHPWVRDYFTGPRGRAAQHAPQGIPCPTSQPSTRQR
- a CDS encoding methyl-accepting chemotaxis protein codes for the protein MRWNLRNRFLVPIISILVFGMGVTAYIAYTTASRNLEAALMQSSILVRDMLSRELSTTVEDSQSDIGSQAKRDEFARVLSDPTPEHTKKAVQALRDTLEEYSTYQSLAVVGPDGVVVASNRQEDIGKVNLGSRDYFKTAIQGTPAVSDAVLSKVNNKPVFVVASPVKRDGRVIGVIYGAIDLARFATEVIDPIRIGKTGYAFLVSKAGFIAAHPDKSHILTLNLKDEPWAAPMFRNPSGEVEYTFKGKDKILVYTTEKRTGWQLAVTVDMDEINESVAAIRNTTLAVGIIMLLVTSVVVFLIVRSIVNALNKGVDFARAVADGDLGQDLALTRQDEIGTLAEALRVMVRRLKEMIATSEAKTQEAEEQTRKAEVATREAEAARAQAENARREGLLLAASQLEGIVERISSASEELSAQVEQAARGSSTQLQRTTEAATAMEEMNASVMEIARNAAEAAESSEHARREADEGASVVGSVVEAISDVDAKTGELKLSLDMLGTRAENIGQIMTVITDIADQTNLLALNAAIEAARAGEAGRGFAVVADEVRKLAEKTMNATKEVGEAVRAIQSGTKDNIRGMDEAAMSVGRSTELASIAGDALARIVGLIEGSADQVRAIATASEEQSAASEQINRGTDEVNRIASETAGAMGECAKAMTELSAMTQELRSLIVKLKAA